The genome window ACTCGGGACCGGAAACGTCCTCACCCAGTACGGGCTCGAAGACACGATGCTCGATCTCATTTTCGACACCGTCGGCGCGGCGGTGGTCGCGATTTGGGGTGGTGCACGCCTGAGTGGGGTCGTGACCGCGCTCGCCGATCGCTTCGACGCCGCGAGGCGTAGTACCGAGCGATAGAGGAGGTCATCGACCGCCGGGAGCCGCGGTTTTATGATTCTGCCGGGCGAACCGGGCGACGCACATGGTGTACAAGAAGATCACGCTGATCGGGACGAGCGACGAAGGGTTCGATGCGGCCGTCGACGAGGCCGTCGACCGGGCGGAGGACACCCTCGACAACGTAAAATGGGCCAACGCCGAGAACCTCGGGGTCGAGATCGCGAACGCCGACGGCCGGGAGTATCAGGCCGAGGTCGAGGTCGCGTTCGAGCTCGACGGGTAGTCTGGCGGCGGAGCGGTTGCGGGTGCGGTGCTGTGCGGAGCGGTGGCCGTGAGCGCGCCCGAGCGCGACAGCGCCGGGCGCGCGAGCATGGGGAAGGGCAGGGCCTCAGCGCGTGCGAACGGGCACGAAGCGCCCGTGAGCAGACGCGACAGCGCGGGTCGCGCAATGCGGTCCTGGTGTCCTGACGAGCGGAGCGAGTCAGGGCTTGGAAGAGCTCTGCTCTTCCAGTGGACATGAAAAGGGCGAGGAACCGCCGCCAGGCGTCCGGCCGACCGTAGGGAGGCCGGATGCGCGGGCCGGTGGCCCGCGCAGTTCCGAGGGCTTTCAGGTGCGCCAGTAGGCAGGGGTGAGCAACACGAGCACCGGCAGAATTTCGAGGCGGCCGATCCACATCAGAAACGTCAGCAGGAGCTTCGACGTGGCCGGAAACCCGAGGTAGCTGTTCATCGGGCCAACCACGCCGAAGCCGGGCCCGACGTTGCCGAGGGTTGCGGCGACGGCGCTCATCGACTCGAACGCGGTCACCTGATAGCCGACCCGCCACGCGTCGGCGACCACCAGCATCGTGGCGACGAAAAAGAAGACGAGATACAGCAGGGTGAACGCGTAGATCCCTCTGAGGGCACGTTCGTCGATGACCCGCCCACCGAGTCGGACCGGCGAGACCGCCTCGGGATGCACAGTCGTGAACAGTTCGCGGCGGAGGGATTTGACGATCACCACCCACCGGACGATCTTGATCGCGCCACCGGTCGAGCCCGCGGAGCCACCGACGAACATCGCGAACAGGAGGAGGTATTTGGCCGGCGCGCCCCATGTGTTGAAGTCCATGCTGGCGTAGCCAGTCGTCGTGACGATCGAGACGATCTGGAACGCCGCGTGACGCACCGAATCCTCGAGTGCGCCGACGATCGGCGGGACGGCCGACGGGTTCGCGCTGATCCCGATGCCGGTGAACAGGAGCCCCGCGATCACGGCCGTCAGCACGCCGATGACGCCGGCGTACGACCGAAACTCGGTGTCCCGAAACAGACGCTCGGGTTCGCCGTTCAGCACGTGCCAGAACAGCGCGAAGTTCGTCCCGGCGGCGATCATGAACGGGATGATGACCCACTGGACCGCCGCGGAGAACGCCTCGATCGACCGT of Halococcus salifodinae DSM 8989 contains these proteins:
- a CDS encoding dodecin; this encodes MVYKKITLIGTSDEGFDAAVDEAVDRAEDTLDNVKWANAENLGVEIANADGREYQAEVEVAFELDG
- a CDS encoding TrkH family potassium uptake protein; translation: MGAVSWSHVDWRASVGLVGTVVKYLSGVLLVPLAVGLYYGADAPTFAAAFAITVAIGVALERVDPDPDLGAREGFLMVALTWLLVAIVGTIPYLLAGFLGTESTLAQPTNALFESMSGFTTTGATVMGDISLDRHSHAIMLWRQLTQWLGGMGIVVLAVAILPELSVGGAQLMDAEAPGPGIQKLTPRIAETARVLWLAYLGFTLLEMLLLYGLHLGGLAPNMDLFNAVSHPLTTMPTGGFSPEARSIEAFSAAVQWVIIPFMIAAGTNFALFWHVLNGEPERLFRDTEFRSYAGVIGVLTAVIAGLLFTGIGISANPSAVPPIVGALEDSVRHAAFQIVSIVTTTGYASMDFNTWGAPAKYLLLFAMFVGGSAGSTGGAIKIVRWVVIVKSLRRELFTTVHPEAVSPVRLGGRVIDERALRGIYAFTLLYLVFFFVATMLVVADAWRVGYQVTAFESMSAVAATLGNVGPGFGVVGPMNSYLGFPATSKLLLTFLMWIGRLEILPVLVLLTPAYWRT